In Phaseolus vulgaris cultivar G19833 chromosome 10, P. vulgaris v2.0, whole genome shotgun sequence, a single genomic region encodes these proteins:
- the LOC137819098 gene encoding 3-hydroxyisobutyryl-CoA hydrolase-like protein 1, mitochondrial — translation MMQRKRVGWWFFTKAKLSLNAYRNLSSSQHVILDNPNHCQVLVEGNGCSRMAILNRPSALNALNTNMAATLHKLYRSWEDNPDIGFVMMKGSGRAFAAGGDIVALYHLINKGNMEACKEFFRTAYSFMYLIGTYLKPHVALLNGITMGGGAGVSIPGTFRVATDKTIFATPEVHIGFHPDAAASFYLSHLPGHLGEYLALTGEKLNGVEMVTCGLATHYSSSAKLPLIEEQLGKLVTDDPSVIEATLEHYGDLAQPDSSSVLQRIEILDKCFCHDTVEEIVDAMENAASETKDAWCISTLNRLKEASPLSLKVALRSIREGRFQTLDQCLVREYRMTLQAIHRKISGDISEGVRARVVDKDFAPKWDPPTLENVSQDMVDQYFFPLSEAEPDLELPTKSREAFL, via the exons ATGATGCAGAGGAAAAGGGTAGGGTGGTGGTTCTTCACAAAGGCAAAGCTTAGCCTTAATGCATACCGAAACCTCTCTTCTTCTCAACACGTCATTCTCGACAACCCCAATCACTGTCAG GTTTTGGTCGAAGGAAATGGTTGCTCCAGAATGGCCATTCTCAATAGACCCTCTGCTCTCAATGCTCTCAACACCAACATG GCGGCTACGCTGCATAAACTCTATAGGAGTTGGGAAGATAACCCTGATATTGGTTTTGTGATGATGAAG GGCAGTGGCCGAGCGTTTGCAGCTGGTGGAGATATTGTTGCGCTTTACCATTTGATAAACAAAG GAAATATGGAAGCGTGTAAAGAATTTTTCAGAACAGCCTATAGTTTTATGTACCTGATAGGTACATATTTGAAGCCACAT GTGGCACTTCTAAATGGCATTACCATGGGTGGTGGGGCCGGAGTTTCAATCCCTGGGACATTCCGTGTTGCAACAGACAAAACT ATTTTTGCTACCCCTGAAGTTCATATTGGATTCCATCCTGATGCTGCAGCATCTTTTTACCTTTCACATTTACCTGGTCATTTAG GAGAGTACTTGGCTCTGACAGGGGAAAAGCTCAACGGAGTAGAGATGGTTACCTGCGGGCTTGCTACACACTATTCATCAAGTGCA AAGCTTCCTTTAATTGAAGAACAGCTGGGGAAATTGGTTACTGATGACCCATCTGTCATCGAAGCCACTTTAGAACATTATGGGGATCTTGCACAGCCAGACAGCAGTAGTGTACTACAAAG GATTGAAATTCTAGATAAATGCTTTTGCCATGACACAGTTGAAGAGATTGTTGATGCTATG GAAAATGCAGCAAGCGAAACAAAAGATGCATGGTGCATTTCCACCCTAAATAGACTGAAAGAAGCCTCTCCATTGAGCTTGAAGGTTGCCTTGAGATCT ATACGGGAGGGTAGATTTCAGACCCTTGATCAATGTTTGGTGCGTGAGTACCGTATGACTTTACAAGCAATACATAGGAAAATATCTGGGGATATCTCTGAg GGAGTAAGGGCACGCGTGGTGGACAAGGACTTTGCACCAAAG TGGGATCCTCCAACGTTAGAAAATGTTTCTCAAGATATGGTGGATCAATACTTCTTTCCTCTTAGTGAGGCTGAACCTGATCTAGAGCTGCCTACAAAAAGTCGTGAAGCATTTTTGTAG
- the LOC137819254 gene encoding malate dehydrogenase, cytoplasmic-like isoform X1, whose product MELEMLAWDTENYTFLKKILLVLLCVILFWKIVRYMFSLLKEEKEPITVLVTGAAGQIGYALVPMIARGAMLGPDQPVILHMLDIEPAAESLKGVKMELVDAAFPLLKGVVATTDVVEACKDVNIAVMVGGFPRKEGMERKDVMSKNVSIYKAQASALEKHAAADCKVLVVANPANTNALILKEFAPSIPDKNITCLTRLDHNRALGQISERLNVQVSDVKNVIIWGNHSSTQYPDVNHATVTANGAQKPVRELIGDDNWLNNEFIATVQQRGAAIIKARKLSSALSAASSACDHIHDWVVGTPKDTWVSMGVYSDGSYGVQAGLIYSFPVTCEKGDWTIVQNLKIDEFSRDKMDKTAQELVEEKALAKSCLD is encoded by the exons ATGGAATTGGAAATGTTAGCTTGGGACACTGAGAACTATACATTTCTTAAGAAAATTCTTCTTGTTTTGCTTTGTGTTATTTTGTTTTGGAAGATTGTAAGATACATGTTTAGTCTTCTCAAGGAAGAGAAGGAACCAATCACAGTATTGGTCACGGGTGCTGCAG GGCAAATTGGATATGCACTTGTTCCAATGATTGCAAGAGGGGCAATGCTGGGCCCAGATCAGCCTGTGATTCTGCACATGCTTGACATTGAACCAGCAGCAGAGTCCTTGAAAGGAGTGAAGATGGAGCTGGTTGATGCTGCTTTTCCACTTCTTAAAG GTGTTGTTGCTACAACTGATGTTGTGGAAGCATGCAAGGATGTGAACATTGCTGTGATGGTGGGTGGATTCCCCCGGAAGGAAGGAATGGAAAGAAAAGATGTGATGTCTAAAAATGTGTCAATTTACAAGGCACAAGCTTCGGCACTGGAGAAACATGCTGCAGCAGATTGTAAG GTGCTGGTGGTTGCCAATCCAGCAAACACCAATGCTCTCATTTTGAAAGAGTTTGCTCCTTCAATCCCTGATAAAAACATCACCTGCCTTACACGACTTGATCACAATAGAGCTTTAGGCCAAATCTCTGAGAGGCTAAATGTTCAAGTCTCTGATGTGAAAAATGTCATCATTTGGGGCAATCACTCCTCAACCCAATATCCAGATGTCAACCATGCCACAGTCACTGCCAACGGTGCACAGAAGCCAGTCAGAGAATTAATTGGTGATGATAACTG GCTAAACAATGAGTTCATCGCCACTGTTCAGCAACGTGGGGCTGCCATAATTAAAGCCAGAAAGCTGTCTAGTGCATTATCTGCAGCAAGTTCTGCATGTGATCACATTCATGATTGGGTTGTAGGAACTCCTAAG GACACATGGGTGTCAATGGGAGTGTATTCTGATGGATCTTATGGTGTTCAAGCTGGCCTCATATACTCTTTCCCTGTGACTTGTGAGAAAGGAGATTGGACTATTGTTCAAA ATCTGAAGATTGATGAGTTCTCAAGGGATAAGATGGACAAAACGGCCCAAGAGCTTGTTGAGGAGAAGGCATTGGCCAAATCATGTCTTGATTGA
- the LOC137819254 gene encoding malate dehydrogenase, cytoplasmic-like isoform X2: protein MVATDPLRVLVTGAAGQIGYALVPMIARGAMLGPDQPVILHMLDIEPAAESLKGVKMELVDAAFPLLKGVVATTDVVEACKDVNIAVMVGGFPRKEGMERKDVMSKNVSIYKAQASALEKHAAADCKVLVVANPANTNALILKEFAPSIPDKNITCLTRLDHNRALGQISERLNVQVSDVKNVIIWGNHSSTQYPDVNHATVTANGAQKPVRELIGDDNWLNNEFIATVQQRGAAIIKARKLSSALSAASSACDHIHDWVVGTPKDTWVSMGVYSDGSYGVQAGLIYSFPVTCEKGDWTIVQNLKIDEFSRDKMDKTAQELVEEKALAKSCLD, encoded by the exons GGCAAATTGGATATGCACTTGTTCCAATGATTGCAAGAGGGGCAATGCTGGGCCCAGATCAGCCTGTGATTCTGCACATGCTTGACATTGAACCAGCAGCAGAGTCCTTGAAAGGAGTGAAGATGGAGCTGGTTGATGCTGCTTTTCCACTTCTTAAAG GTGTTGTTGCTACAACTGATGTTGTGGAAGCATGCAAGGATGTGAACATTGCTGTGATGGTGGGTGGATTCCCCCGGAAGGAAGGAATGGAAAGAAAAGATGTGATGTCTAAAAATGTGTCAATTTACAAGGCACAAGCTTCGGCACTGGAGAAACATGCTGCAGCAGATTGTAAG GTGCTGGTGGTTGCCAATCCAGCAAACACCAATGCTCTCATTTTGAAAGAGTTTGCTCCTTCAATCCCTGATAAAAACATCACCTGCCTTACACGACTTGATCACAATAGAGCTTTAGGCCAAATCTCTGAGAGGCTAAATGTTCAAGTCTCTGATGTGAAAAATGTCATCATTTGGGGCAATCACTCCTCAACCCAATATCCAGATGTCAACCATGCCACAGTCACTGCCAACGGTGCACAGAAGCCAGTCAGAGAATTAATTGGTGATGATAACTG GCTAAACAATGAGTTCATCGCCACTGTTCAGCAACGTGGGGCTGCCATAATTAAAGCCAGAAAGCTGTCTAGTGCATTATCTGCAGCAAGTTCTGCATGTGATCACATTCATGATTGGGTTGTAGGAACTCCTAAG GACACATGGGTGTCAATGGGAGTGTATTCTGATGGATCTTATGGTGTTCAAGCTGGCCTCATATACTCTTTCCCTGTGACTTGTGAGAAAGGAGATTGGACTATTGTTCAAA ATCTGAAGATTGATGAGTTCTCAAGGGATAAGATGGACAAAACGGCCCAAGAGCTTGTTGAGGAGAAGGCATTGGCCAAATCATGTCTTGATTGA